CGGAATCGACTATCGTCCCAAACCATGGATTTCATTCCACCTTAACTATTCCAATGGTTCAACCTTTTCCTATTTTGATCATGTACCGGGGAAAATTCAGTATTGCTATGGTTTTCGGATGGCTCCATTTTATCGATCCAGGAGAGCATTTTTACGTAATCTGAGGTTAGAGTTTCCAATAATTGATATGTTTTTTCCCGATGCACAGGAACGCATTACCTATTATGGTATTTTTATGCCGTTTATCTATTGGCAATGGGACTGGTAACCATTCCAGTGCAGACGTTTGGCAGAGGAGTGCTTGACATATTATGACAAATTCAATTAAAAAAATTGTGCAGAATTAATAAAATAAACTCATTTGCATCCGGCAGGGTTATCACACCGCCAGTGTTCGCAATCACCAGGATTTCATCGCCGATCTTTTTTTGTATCAGTTCCGCCTGACGGTATCGATACTCATCCGGCAGCCAGTAAAATGCCGGTACGCCCGGGGCCACCTCCCGGTACCCGCCGGCTACTGTTACGGCACAAAACCCCGGTTTACCAGATTCATCGCCCGGATCACCACTTCACAATGACGGCCATATCCTCGCTGTTGCGCTTTGCGCGGCTGCCAGGACAGACTTTTGCGATCCCAGTGATGCAAGCGCAGTACGGGAAGCGGCTGCCGGGCGCATCAATGCCGATTGCCACTCTATCCGGAGACGAGGCAACCGCATCTATCAATGCATCCCGCAGCCGGTTTGCGGTTTGTTGCGGGAAATCATAATCAATCCAGCCGGAGCCTGAATATTTTCCGTCCCGTGACGTTGCAAACCAGGCGCATCCGCGCTTGATCTGTACGTCAATTCCGATACAAAACCGTATCGAGTTATAATGCGCCGGCCAGGACGCTGATTTATTGACCGCCGAATGCAGACCAGCACGATATTTATAGGGCACCTCACTCATGATCAGAGCCCGGCGCCGACTGGACATGCACATCCAATGGCGGCGCGCTGCCGTCTTTGTCCTGTCCGGCATAAAAGGTAACGTGCGGGAACGGGATCTCGATATTGCGTTCGTCAAAGGTTTTTTTCAGTCGGCGATTGTATTCACGCGCCACCCGCCATTGCTTGATCGGCCTGGTTGTCGTGTATGCCTTGATCACCACAGCGGAATCCGCAAATTCATCCACCCCCAGCATGGTCAGCGGCTCTGTGATATCATCTTTAAAGTCATCGTCCTGACGCAGTTCCTCATGCACCTCCCGCATCACCTGCATGACTTGATCCACATCCTCCCGATAGGCGACACCGACTTTGAAAACATAACGAGAAAAGCCTTTGGTCATATTGGTGACCACGGAAATTTCACCATTGGGAACAAAATGTACATTGCCGCCCAGGTCACGAAGCGTGGTCATTTTCAGATTGATTTTCTCAACCATACCGGCTTTGCCGGCCACATCCACCACATCGCCAACACGAATCTGATCTTCGAGTAGAATAAAAAATCCGCTGATGATATCCTTGACCAGACTCTGGGCGCCGAAACCAATAGCAAGACCTAAAACACCGGCAGCGGCCAGAATCGGCCCGATTTCCACGCCGACCTGATCCAGAATCATAATGGCGCCGATGAGTAATACCGCTATATTGATCACATATTTCAGAATCTGTGCCAGCGTATCACTGCGTTTCTGAAACTCGGCGTCATCGTGGTATTTGCCGGCGCGTTTGGTCACGGAACTGAAAAAACGGTCCGCCACCATAGACGAGTAGCGCAGAAAAATGGCCATGACAATCAGTACCAGTACAACCTGAACGCCCGTGTTCAGAAACCAGTCACCGGTTTGTTTTAATAACGCGTCAAAATTCATTTCATATTCTCCAGTTGTTGTGCATCAGACGATTCTCCCATACAATAAATAATCACAGACTCTGCAGGCAAAGTCACGGAATCCGCTTTGATCACGATCGAATCCCTCGATTTCAGCAGTACGTTGGCTCTATCCGCATGCGGGGCATTGAGTTTAGTCTTTTCAGCGCCCGTGTTACAAATCACAACCACACGTCCGCGCTGAACCCGGAGCCAGGTATGCTGCTCATCAAAATCAATTTGAACCGAATCGCGGTCGCCGTTTATCAACTCGGGATACGTGTTGCGGATTCGAATCAATGCTTTGTACCAATTTAAAATATCTTCATGCTCCGGCTCGCTGCGTTCCTCCCAGTTCAGCCGCGACGCTTCAAACGTATCAATGTCCTGGGGATTGGGAATTTCTTCTTCCCAGCCGAACTCGGAAAATTCCCGCCGACGGCCTTGGGTTACCGCCTCGCCCAGGTCTTGTTCCGGATGGCTGGTGAAATAATAAAACGGAGTAGAGGCCGCCCATTCTTCTCCCTGAAACACCAGCGGAATGTAAGGCGATGTGAACAGCAGGGCAGCCGCCTGTTTGAGTGCGTTGATGCCGGCCAGATGATGCAGCCGCTCCCCATAGGCGCGGTTCCCGACTTGATCGTGGTTTTGTAAAAAGGTCACGAACCGGTCTCCGGGCAAATCACCAACCGGTCGGCCATGCCGACGGTTGCGAAATGAAGAGTATCGCCCGTCGTTAATAAAGGCATGTTTCAATGCTTTGGCAACAGCTGCAAGTGTTCCAAAATCAATATAATAGCCGATTCGTTCACCTGTATAAAAGGCATGCAAGGCATGATGAATATCGTCCGTCCATTGCGCATCCAGCCCGTATCCGCCGGCCTGCAGCGGACGGATCAGCCGCGGATCATTCAGATCACTTTCCGCAATCACCGGCAACTCTTTGCCCAGACGCACTGACAACGCACTGACATCGTGCTTGAGCAATTCCAAAAAATGTACAGCGGACTGGTCGAAAATGCTGTGCACGGCGTCCACGCGCAGACCATCCATATGATAATCGCGCAGCCACATCAATGCATTATCGATAAAAAACCGCCGCACCTCATCGCTGCCGGACCCGTCCAGATTGACCGCATCGCCCCAGGGTGTATGGTAGCGGTTGGAAAAATACGGACCGAACCGGGCGAGATAATTTCCGGATGGTCCCAGATGATTATACACCACATCCAGAATCACGGCCAAACCGCGCTGATGGCAGGCATCGACAAACATTTTAAGGCCATGCGGACCGCCGTAGGCATGATGCGGCGCGTACAAATCCACGCCGTCATAGCCCCAGCCGCGGTCACCGGAGAACTCGTTCACCGGCATGAGTTCCACATGCGTGATACCCAGCTCCGCCAGATCATTTAGACGCTCAACAGCCGATTCAAAGGTACCGCCGTCTGTAAACGTGCCGATATGAAGTTCATAGAGCAGCGCAGAGCCGAGAGGCGGCGGACGCCACCCCTGATCTCCCCATGTATATTTTGCATGATCGACCCAGGCGGACAGATCATGCACGCCGCCGGGCTGCCAGGGTGAGCGCGGATCCGGCAGCACCTGTTCGTCATTATTGATCAGAAACCCGTAACGGTCGCCATGTTTCAGACCGCTAACCGAGACGGTCCACCAGCCGTTGTGTGTCTCCGTCATATCCAGGGTTTGATCAGACAGGCGCAATCGCATGCGTTCCGCATGCGGCGCCCATATTCTGAATGGATTCATACTATTCCTCCCGTATAAAACAAGCCATCGGAAACGTGGCCAAAAGTTCCTGAACGGCATAACTCCCACCCTGCCGGATTTCGTCTGTCAGTGCATTTTGCCAGTCGCCTTCCGGCAAGGTAAAACGGGTTTCAGGCCATTCACCTTTGTTGGTCATCCACCAGCGCGGGACCAGAACCACAATACGGGTTCCGCGTCGGTAAGCAATAAAGCTGTCTTTGTGCTCGCCTTCCACCTGCATAGGGGTATAACCGCCGTTTGCAAATTCTTTGGAATATTGGGAGCGTATTTTTAGCACCCGCCGAATCAGCCAGAGTTTAACGGTTCCATCCTGCAGATGCGCAAGCGCCTGCGCCGCGTTCAGTTTATTGCACGATTTCAGCAGTTTGGCACGCCGTTGAAAATCCACGGGCCGCCGGTTGTCCGGGTCTACCAGACTGTAATCCCAGAGCTCAGTCCCCTGATACATATCCGGTATGCCTGGAGCCGTGCATTTCAGCAGGGTTTGTGCGAGAGAGTTCATATAACCGGCGGTCTTGATGTCATCGACAAATGACTCGATGTTTTTGATGCAAGATTTATCCGCATAAACCTGCTCGATAAAATCAACGACTGCTTTTTCATATTCCTCATTCTGGTCGGTCCATGAGGTGTACACCTTGGCTTCCCGAATCGCTTTTTGCATATAATCGAGCATACGCTGTTTGTCAACCGGCCAGGCTCCAATCAGATTTTGATAGAACAGATACTCGGTGTTGAAATCCGGATACTCGTTTTGTTTGTATTGAGCATTCTTCTGCATCCAGTCGCGTACCGCGCTGATCCACTGATCCGGGATCTCGGACAGCACATTCAAACGGCTGCGCACATCTTCGCTGCGTTTGGTATCATGCGTAGACAAGGTCAGCAGCGCATCCGGCCAGTGACGCTGTATTTCGCTGTTGTGCTCGTGAAAATCCTTTAAAGGGCGACCGAATTGATCCGGCGAACCGCCCACTTCATTCAGAGAAACCAGCCGATTGTAAACATAAAAGGTGGTGTCTTCCACGCCCTTGGCCATAACCGGAGCGGAAAACTGCTGAAAGCGCATGACAAATGTGCTCTCCCGTTCACCCCGAATGCGCAGCATCAGAATATCGCGAATAAACTCAAACAGGTCCACGCCCAAATCTTTACGATTCTCACGCGCGCGCCCGACCGCCTCTTCAATATACCGAATATCATTATCCGAAATTTCATATTCTTCCGCCTGTACATAAGTCCGATACACCGGAAAACAGGCGGCAATCTCGCGAATCGCCTGGTGCACCTGGCCACGGTTATAATCGCGATGCCGGCGATGACCTTCGGCGATTTCGAGCAGCAAGGCGGTCAATGTATTGACATCACTGCCCAGCATTTGCTGCATCACCTGATGTTTTTTTTCATAGACAAGCTGTTCATAATCATTGTCCAGTCCGCTGTTCTCTGACCAGAATTCGGTGAACAGCTGCTCGTGTTCCGGCTGCACAAACAAACCGTTCACCAAATTGAGAAAATCATAACCACTGGTGCCGCTGATAGGCCAGGACTGTCTCAGATGCTCATCCGGTTCCAGTATCTTTTCCGCAAGCACCCAAAGCCCGGAATAGCGGTCGCTCAGCCGTTTGAAATAGGTGCGCGGGTCAAAAAGGCCGTCCGGATGGTCAATACGCAGACCCTCCACATGCCCGTCTGCAATCAGCTTGAATATCAGCTGATGTGTATCCTGGAACACCTGTTCGTCTTCCATGCGTAGACCCACCAGACTCTGGATATCAAAAAAGCGGCGATAGGCAATTTCCTGTTCCGCCTTGCGCCAGAACGCGACGCGGTAATTCTGTTCACCGAACAACGCGTCCAGCGCGTCGGGATTCTGATTGATTTCCTCCACGACCTCGTCGATGATTTGCGCAATGCGTTCATTTTTTAGGCAGAGATTGTGCAGCAATTCACCGAGCACCTGTTTATCACGATGCCGGCGCTGCACGCTTTTCCGGTCCGTGGCCGTGGCTACCGGCAGATTCTGCAGAGCTCCGGCGATAAAGGATATTTTTTCCGAATGACTGCGGTGAGCCACGGTTTCGAGCAGCGAGGCCAGAGACCGCGGCGAAACCGGAAATTCCACATCGTAATAGGTTATGGTAAACCAGCCCTGGTTGTGTGCCAGTTTAAACTCATTATTTTCCAGAACGCGGCCGTAATGATCGCCCAACACCGGCAGAAGCATCAAATTGCTGTACGGCGCGTTGGCCGGATCCCAGTCCACATCAAAATAGGACGCAAACCGGCTGGACGGGCCGTTCTCCAGAACATCCCACCACCAGGGGTTTTCCGGACCGGTGATGGCCATATGATTGGGCACCATATCCAGCAGCTGACTCATTTTTAGCTCGGCAAGACGTTCGCATAAACGCAAATACGCCTCTTCACCTCCCAGTTCCTGGTTCAGACGGGAAGGATCAACCACATCGTATCCGTGCGAACTGCCGGGCGCCGCCTGCAGAATCGGTGAACAATACAAATGGCTGACACCCAGGTCCTTCAGATAGCCGGCAATACCGGCTGCCTGGTCAAAATTAAAATTCTGATTCAATTGTACACGGTAAACCGCAGACGGTTCATATTTCATATCTTAACACCACCATGGAATGCTTTTTCACGGAAAGGGTATCTCCGGGGTTGTAGACTGCATCGCTGTCCCAGTCCGCATCCACCGTATCCACCACCCGGCGCCACTGCTTCCCCCAGGTCTCGGGAGGCAGCGCAAATTCAACATCTTTATCAGACGCGTTGAACAGCAGATAAAAACTGTCGTCTGTGATCGCCTCACCTTTGGGATTGACGCTGCGAATTCCGCGTCCGTACAGGAACACACCCAGAGATTTGGCGTGTCCCTCTCCCCAGTTTTCCTCATCCATTTCTTCGCCGTCCGGGGTAAACCAGGAAATATCACTTACCTTTTCGCCGTGTATAGGCTTGCCCTGAAACCACTTGCGCTGATGAAACACAGGATGTTCGATACGGAAATGGATCAGCCGACGGGTGAATTCAAGCAAATCTGAATTCACATGCTCCCAGTCGAGCCATGAGATCTCGTTGTCCTGACAATACGTATTGTTGTTGCCGTTCTGCGTACGTCCCAGTTCATCCCCGTGCAGCAGCATGGGCACCCCCTGGGACAGAAACAGCGTGGTGAGAAAATTTCGCTTTTGCCGTTCGCGCAGTTCCAGGATCACCGGATCATCCGTCGGTCCCTCAACTCCCATATTCCAGGATCGGTTAAAGCTCTCACCGTCCTGATTGTTCTCTCCGTTGGCCTCATTGTGTTTTTCATTATAGGAAACCAGGTCATGCAGGGTAAACCCGTCATGCGCTGTGACAAAATTAATACTCGACGTGGGATGCCGGCCGTCATCCTGATACAAATCCGAGCTGCCGGTGAGACGATAGGCCAGATCTCCGAGCGTGCGGTCGGCGCCGCGCCAGTAATCGCGCACGGTGTCACGATATTTGCCGTTCCATTCCGCCCAGCCGACCGGAAAATTGCCGACCTGGTAGCCGCCTTCGCCCACATCCCAGGGTTCAGCGATCAGTTTGGCCTGACTGATCACCGGATCCTGATGAATGACATCAAAGAACGAACTCAGACGATCCACGTCATGCAGCTCGCGCGCCAGGGCCGAAGCCAGATCAAAACGGAATCCGTCTATATGCATGTCCTCGATCCAGTAGCGCAGGCTGTCCATGAGCATCTGCAGCACGTTGGGATGGCGCATATTTAACGTATTGCCGGTGCCGGTATAATCCGTATAATAACGCGGATCTTTTGGGTTCAGCCGGTAATACGACGCATTGTCAATCCCGCGGAAACTCAGTGTCGGTCCCAACTGGTTCCCCTCTGCGGTATGGTTGTAAACCACATCCAGGATCACTTCAATACCCTCGCGGTGAAAGGCTTTGACCATCTCTTTGAATTCAATCAATTGCTGACCCAAAAGCCCGTCACTGGCGTAATCGCAATGCGGCGTAAAAAATCCAATGGTGTTGTATCCCCAGTAATTGGACAATCCCAATTTGACCAGCCGTTCATCATGAATAAACTGATGCACCGGCATGATCTCTATCGCATTGATACCAAGCGACAACAAATGCTTGATCACAGACGGATGTGTCATTCCGGGATAGGTGCCGCGCAGTTCCGGCGGCAAATCCGGATGCCGGGCGGTCATGCCTTTGACGTGCGTTTCATAAATAATCGTCTGATGAAACGGAATAGCCGGGGACTGGTCGTCTTCCCAGTCGAAAGACGAATCCACCACCACGCTTTTTGGGATATATTGCGTGTTATCCGCTGTATTTGCTTTGAGATCCGCTTCCTTGTCCCCCATTTCATATCCGTACAAAGATTTATCCCAGTTCAGGTTGCCGTCAATGGCTTTGGTGTATGGATCGATCAATACTTTATTCGAGTTAAACCGGTGTCCCTGCGCCGGGTCCCAGGGACCGGAAACCCGATAGCCGTAACGTTGTCCCGGTTTGATACCGGGCACATAAACATGCCAGATCATATTGGTGCGCTCGGTCAGTTTGATTCGACGGGTTTCGCGCACACCCGAGTCATCGAAAAAGCAGAGTTCCACCGCCTCGGCATGTTCTGAAAACAAGGCGAAATTCACGCCCTTGCCGTCCCATGTGCTGCCCAGGGGATACGGTTTCCCCGGCCAAATTTCGTTTTCTGTCATTTGATCTCCTGTCAATCGGTTTCTCAGAATCGTCTCGTCATTTATTCAGGTTTTAAACATGGTCAAAGATAACAGTAATTTTATTTAAATGCAATAAAACGCTTTAGTTTTGCTTTTGGTTTCCTGTCTGTGAATAAAAATAGTTTATTAAATAAAACAATTTTAAAATATTCACATTCCAAAGTGTTTGCGGATGCGCCTTTACTTTTAGATTACAACTTGACATTCATAGAAAATTTCATTAAAATATCGCTGGTAATACATTTTTGATTATGCACCGGGCAAAGACCGTATCATGATTGATTCGGCGTATGGGGAAAGCCACCCAGACATTACCACATCCATCATTTATGATCAACAAAACCATCAAATGGGAGGTCACTATGATTTCAGTTTGTCCGGAATTAAAATCGAACGGCGTTTTTCTGCTGTTCAGTATTTTGCTTGTTACCCTGATTCAACCATCACACACTGAACCTCTGGCTGAAATTACAGGGACAATCAACCTGCACGAAACTTTGGCCGGAAATAAGTTTGCTCTATGGGAAATCGCAGAGGATGACTCGACAAGGCTGGCGAAATTTATTGACGCTCAGGACATCCCCTATCCAAACGCCCTCGCCAGCGACGATATTTTGCAACGCTATGGTATTACCGCATTTCCAACCACACTCCTCATCGGCCCGGACGGCAGCATTATCGGTAAAGACCTCCGTGGTCCGCGAGTAACTGAAAAAGTAAAAGAAAAAATGCTCCCGTTCGCAAAACACAAATAGCAGAACGACTTTCCTCCCACAGGCAGGCTGCAATAGCCTGCCTCAAGGGGTTTCCATATCTCCTTTTTTTCACGAGGAACCTTTTCCCCGAAATATGGTTCCAGACAGGACAATACGATTGGTCTGATACCGTAATCATAGATATATATCTCAATTCCCCTTTCACGGGTTTCTGTTCACCAAACCCCATTAATTTATTTGCAAACCCGTGCATCATTTTATATATTAATAGTCTTTGCTGAAACAAAACAGGACATGAATGACTATATCCTTTTACACCATCGGCTGCCGCCTGAATCAGGCGGAAACAGCGGTGTTACAAAATCATTTTGAACAGAGCGGCCACCGGATCGTTGAATTCGGCCAAAGCGCCGATATTGTGGTGGTGAACACCTGCACCGTCACCGAGCGCGGCGATCGGGACACGCGCAAGACCGTGCGCCGCATTCAGCGCGAGTGTCCGGACGCGCGCATCGCGCTCATCGGCTGTCAGGCGCAGACTCAGGCCGGTCAGCTAACTGAACTGCCCGGCGTGCACTGGGTGGTGGGCAATGCCCATAAAATGAATCTGCCGGCGATTATTGATACCCATACATCCGAGCCGGTGGCGGACAACAGTCCCATTGAAGCGCATCCCTTTATCCTGCCGGCCGCCGGTATTGACCGGCAACACACGCGCGCCAATCTCAAAATCCAGGACGGCTGCAATTTTTTCTGCACGTTCTGTGAGGTGCCCTATGCGCGCGGACGCGCCCGCAGCCGCGTGTTTGATGATATCCTGCAGGAAGCGCAGCAGCTGGTGCGCGCCGGACATCAGGAGATCGTGCTCTCCGGTATCAATATCGGCACCTATCAGTATAAGGATAAAACTCTGACCGACGTGATCCGGGCTCTGGAGCCGATTGAGGGTCTGCAGCGTATCCGTATCTCGTCGATTGAAGGCAAGACCGTGGATGAA
This genomic window from candidate division KSB1 bacterium contains:
- the treY gene encoding malto-oligosyltrehalose synthase, whose amino-acid sequence is MKYEPSAVYRVQLNQNFNFDQAAGIAGYLKDLGVSHLYCSPILQAAPGSSHGYDVVDPSRLNQELGGEEAYLRLCERLAELKMSQLLDMVPNHMAITGPENPWWWDVLENGPSSRFASYFDVDWDPANAPYSNLMLLPVLGDHYGRVLENNEFKLAHNQGWFTITYYDVEFPVSPRSLASLLETVAHRSHSEKISFIAGALQNLPVATATDRKSVQRRHRDKQVLGELLHNLCLKNERIAQIIDEVVEEINQNPDALDALFGEQNYRVAFWRKAEQEIAYRRFFDIQSLVGLRMEDEQVFQDTHQLIFKLIADGHVEGLRIDHPDGLFDPRTYFKRLSDRYSGLWVLAEKILEPDEHLRQSWPISGTSGYDFLNLVNGLFVQPEHEQLFTEFWSENSGLDNDYEQLVYEKKHQVMQQMLGSDVNTLTALLLEIAEGHRRHRDYNRGQVHQAIREIAACFPVYRTYVQAEEYEISDNDIRYIEEAVGRARENRKDLGVDLFEFIRDILMLRIRGERESTFVMRFQQFSAPVMAKGVEDTTFYVYNRLVSLNEVGGSPDQFGRPLKDFHEHNSEIQRHWPDALLTLSTHDTKRSEDVRSRLNVLSEIPDQWISAVRDWMQKNAQYKQNEYPDFNTEYLFYQNLIGAWPVDKQRMLDYMQKAIREAKVYTSWTDQNEEYEKAVVDFIEQVYADKSCIKNIESFVDDIKTAGYMNSLAQTLLKCTAPGIPDMYQGTELWDYSLVDPDNRRPVDFQRRAKLLKSCNKLNAAQALAHLQDGTVKLWLIRRVLKIRSQYSKEFANGGYTPMQVEGEHKDSFIAYRRGTRIVVLVPRWWMTNKGEWPETRFTLPEGDWQNALTDEIRQGGSYAVQELLATFPMACFIREE
- the treZ gene encoding malto-oligosyltrehalose trehalohydrolase gives rise to the protein MNPFRIWAPHAERMRLRLSDQTLDMTETHNGWWTVSVSGLKHGDRYGFLINNDEQVLPDPRSPWQPGGVHDLSAWVDHAKYTWGDQGWRPPPLGSALLYELHIGTFTDGGTFESAVERLNDLAELGITHVELMPVNEFSGDRGWGYDGVDLYAPHHAYGGPHGLKMFVDACHQRGLAVILDVVYNHLGPSGNYLARFGPYFSNRYHTPWGDAVNLDGSGSDEVRRFFIDNALMWLRDYHMDGLRVDAVHSIFDQSAVHFLELLKHDVSALSVRLGKELPVIAESDLNDPRLIRPLQAGGYGLDAQWTDDIHHALHAFYTGERIGYYIDFGTLAAVAKALKHAFINDGRYSSFRNRRHGRPVGDLPGDRFVTFLQNHDQVGNRAYGERLHHLAGINALKQAAALLFTSPYIPLVFQGEEWAASTPFYYFTSHPEQDLGEAVTQGRRREFSEFGWEEEIPNPQDIDTFEASRLNWEERSEPEHEDILNWYKALIRIRNTYPELINGDRDSVQIDFDEQHTWLRVQRGRVVVICNTGAEKTKLNAPHADRANVLLKSRDSIVIKADSVTLPAESVIIYCMGESSDAQQLENMK
- the mtaB gene encoding tRNA (N(6)-L-threonylcarbamoyladenosine(37)-C(2))-methylthiotransferase MtaB codes for the protein MTISFYTIGCRLNQAETAVLQNHFEQSGHRIVEFGQSADIVVVNTCTVTERGDRDTRKTVRRIQRECPDARIALIGCQAQTQAGQLTELPGVHWVVGNAHKMNLPAIIDTHTSEPVADNSPIEAHPFILPAAGIDRQHTRANLKIQDGCNFFCTFCEVPYARGRARSRVFDDILQEAQQLVRAGHQEIVLSGINIGTYQYKDKTLTDVIRALEPIEGLQRIRISSIEGKTVDEALLHLMANSDKICRHLHISMQSGSDTILKAMKRRYTVREFSEYLQQAVEIVPNISLGADILVGFPGETDELFKETYETARDLPFSYFHVFRYSDRLNNKSRLFPGKVDADIAEERSHVLRGLGARKRRLYLQQNIGRSEPVLFEQRKNGLWDGLTDTYIRVRVPSQKALENTMRRVKLKAIKDNSIQGILI
- a CDS encoding mechanosensitive ion channel family protein — protein: MNFDALLKQTGDWFLNTGVQVVLVLIVMAIFLRYSSMVADRFFSSVTKRAGKYHDDAEFQKRSDTLAQILKYVINIAVLLIGAIMILDQVGVEIGPILAAAGVLGLAIGFGAQSLVKDIISGFFILLEDQIRVGDVVDVAGKAGMVEKINLKMTTLRDLGGNVHFVPNGEISVVTNMTKGFSRYVFKVGVAYREDVDQVMQVMREVHEELRQDDDFKDDITEPLTMLGVDEFADSAVVIKAYTTTRPIKQWRVAREYNRRLKKTFDERNIEIPFPHVTFYAGQDKDGSAPPLDVHVQSAPGSDHE
- the glgX gene encoding glycogen debranching protein GlgX, with product MTENEIWPGKPYPLGSTWDGKGVNFALFSEHAEAVELCFFDDSGVRETRRIKLTERTNMIWHVYVPGIKPGQRYGYRVSGPWDPAQGHRFNSNKVLIDPYTKAIDGNLNWDKSLYGYEMGDKEADLKANTADNTQYIPKSVVVDSSFDWEDDQSPAIPFHQTIIYETHVKGMTARHPDLPPELRGTYPGMTHPSVIKHLLSLGINAIEIMPVHQFIHDERLVKLGLSNYWGYNTIGFFTPHCDYASDGLLGQQLIEFKEMVKAFHREGIEVILDVVYNHTAEGNQLGPTLSFRGIDNASYYRLNPKDPRYYTDYTGTGNTLNMRHPNVLQMLMDSLRYWIEDMHIDGFRFDLASALARELHDVDRLSSFFDVIHQDPVISQAKLIAEPWDVGEGGYQVGNFPVGWAEWNGKYRDTVRDYWRGADRTLGDLAYRLTGSSDLYQDDGRHPTSSINFVTAHDGFTLHDLVSYNEKHNEANGENNQDGESFNRSWNMGVEGPTDDPVILELRERQKRNFLTTLFLSQGVPMLLHGDELGRTQNGNNNTYCQDNEISWLDWEHVNSDLLEFTRRLIHFRIEHPVFHQRKWFQGKPIHGEKVSDISWFTPDGEEMDEENWGEGHAKSLGVFLYGRGIRSVNPKGEAITDDSFYLLFNASDKDVEFALPPETWGKQWRRVVDTVDADWDSDAVYNPGDTLSVKKHSMVVLRYEI